From Streptomyces sp. GSL17-111, one genomic window encodes:
- the treS gene encoding maltose alpha-D-glucosyltransferase: protein MSVNEPVPDTFEDTPAKDRDPEWFKRAVFYEVLVRSFQDSNGDGIGDLKGLTAKLDYLQWLGVDCLWLPPFFKSPLRDGGYDVSDYTSVLPEFGDLADFVEFVDAAHQRGIRVIIDMVMNHTSDQHEWFQQSRTDPDGPYGDYYVWADDDKRYADARIIFVDTEQSNWTFDPVRKQYYFHRFFSHQPDLNYENPTVQEEMISALRFWLDLGIDGFRLDAVPYLYAEEGTNCENLPASHDFLKRVRAEIDAHYPDTVLLAEANQWPEDVVDYFGDYAKGGDECHMAFHFPVMPRIFMAVRRESRYPVSEVLAKTPAIPSGCQWGIFLRNHDELTLEMVTDEERDYMYAEYAKDPRMRANIGIRRRLAPLLDNDRNQIELFTALLLSLPGSPILYYGDEIGMGDNIWLGDRDAVRTPMQWTPDRNSGFSSCDPGRLFLPAIMDPVYGYQVTNVEASMSSPSSLLHWTRRMVEIRKQNPAFGLGDYTELPSTNPAVLAFLREVRLPSGEEDLVMCVNNFSRFPQPTELDLRTWRGMHPVELIGGVRFPAIGDLPYLLTLAGHGFYWFRLRRRPTPETAPELTRSAESVPPAAPVGPEYPGPPVRPTSPLR, encoded by the coding sequence ATGAGCGTCAATGAGCCCGTCCCCGACACCTTCGAGGACACACCCGCGAAGGACCGCGATCCCGAGTGGTTCAAACGAGCCGTCTTCTACGAAGTCCTGGTCCGCTCGTTCCAGGACAGCAACGGTGACGGCATCGGGGACCTGAAGGGTCTCACCGCCAAGCTCGACTACCTGCAATGGCTGGGGGTCGACTGCCTGTGGCTGCCGCCGTTCTTCAAGTCGCCCCTGCGCGACGGCGGCTACGACGTCTCGGACTACACCTCCGTCCTCCCGGAGTTCGGCGACCTCGCCGACTTCGTGGAGTTCGTCGACGCCGCCCACCAGCGCGGCATCCGCGTCATCATCGACATGGTGATGAACCACACCAGCGACCAGCACGAGTGGTTCCAGCAGTCCCGCACGGACCCGGACGGGCCCTACGGCGACTACTACGTCTGGGCGGACGACGACAAGCGGTACGCCGACGCGCGCATCATCTTCGTCGACACCGAGCAGTCCAACTGGACTTTCGACCCGGTACGGAAGCAGTACTACTTCCACCGGTTCTTCTCCCACCAGCCGGACCTCAACTACGAGAACCCGACGGTGCAGGAGGAGATGATCTCCGCCCTGCGGTTCTGGCTCGACCTCGGCATCGACGGCTTCCGGCTGGACGCCGTGCCGTACCTGTACGCCGAGGAGGGCACCAACTGCGAGAACCTGCCCGCCTCGCACGACTTCCTCAAGCGCGTGCGGGCCGAGATCGACGCCCACTACCCGGACACCGTGCTGCTCGCCGAGGCCAACCAGTGGCCGGAGGACGTCGTCGACTACTTCGGCGACTACGCCAAGGGCGGCGACGAGTGCCACATGGCGTTCCACTTCCCCGTCATGCCGCGCATCTTCATGGCGGTGCGGCGGGAGTCCCGCTACCCCGTCTCGGAGGTCCTGGCCAAGACCCCGGCCATCCCCTCCGGGTGCCAGTGGGGCATCTTCCTCCGCAACCACGACGAGCTGACCCTCGAAATGGTGACGGACGAGGAGCGGGACTACATGTACGCCGAGTACGCCAAGGACCCGCGTATGCGGGCCAACATCGGCATCCGGCGACGCCTGGCCCCCCTGCTCGACAACGACCGCAACCAGATCGAGCTGTTCACCGCCCTGCTGCTGTCCCTGCCGGGCTCGCCGATCCTCTACTACGGCGACGAGATCGGCATGGGCGACAACATCTGGCTCGGCGACCGGGACGCCGTGCGCACGCCGATGCAGTGGACGCCGGACCGCAACTCCGGCTTCTCCTCCTGCGATCCGGGTCGGCTGTTCCTCCCGGCGATCATGGACCCGGTCTACGGGTACCAGGTCACCAACGTCGAGGCGTCGATGAGTTCGCCGTCCTCGCTGCTGCACTGGACCCGCCGCATGGTGGAGATCCGCAAGCAGAACCCGGCGTTCGGGCTCGGCGACTACACCGAACTGCCCTCCACCAACCCGGCCGTCCTCGCGTTCCTCAGGGAGGTGCGGCTGCCCAGCGGCGAGGAGGACCTGGTGATGTGCGTCAACAACTTCTCCCGCTTCCCGCAGCCCACCGAGCTGGACCTGCGGACGTGGCGGGGCATGCACCCGGTGGAGCTGATCGGCGGGGTCCGCTTCCCGGCGATCGGTGACCTGCCGTACCTGCTGACGCTGGCGGGGCACGGGTTCTACTGGTTCCGGCTGCGCCGTCGGCCCACCCCCGAGACGGCTCCGGAGCTGACCCGCTCCGCCGAGTCGGTGCCCCCGGCCGCGCCGGTCGGGCCGGAGTACCCCGGCCCCCCGGTCCGTCCCACCTCCCCCCTGCGCTGA